Genomic window (Thermanaeromonas sp. C210):
GAGTGCCGTATTAATGCCGAGGACCCGGCCCGCAATTTCCGGCCAACCCCTGGCCGCGTCCAGCAGTTTCACCCGCCGGGAGGCTTCGGGGTAAGGGTGGACACCGCCCTGTACCCCGGCTACGAGATACCGCCCTATTATGATTCCCTCATAGCCAAGGTAATTGCCTGGGCACCCAGCCGGGATGAAGCCATTGCGAGGATGCGCGGCGCTCTGCAGGAGATGGTCGTCGAAGGGGTTACCACTACCATTCCCTTCCACCTGAGAATTATGGATAACGCTTTCTTCCGGCGCGGGGAAGTTTATACCAACTTCATTCAGCGCCGTCTTGTCGGGGGTTAAATAAGGAACCGGTAGGCTGGCGGCTGGCCCGGGGAGGGTGAAAGGCTTAAGGAGCCGGGAACCGCGCTGGAGTCCTAAACTGGCCCCTTATGGGTGTGCAAGGGTCATGAAGGGAGGAACGGCTGCGCCCCAGGCTAAGGGGGCGGGGCAAGGCGGGGTCGAAAATCGTTGTGGAGGCCAGGTCCCTCTGGTATAATATAGAAAACAGCCAAAGGCGAGGTGTAGTGTAATTATGGAAGGAAAGGCCCTCACAGCTCCCGAGGTAGCGACGGAACTGGGTTCCATCAGGATTGCCGATGAAGTGGTGGCCATCATCGCCGGGCTGGCGGCGACCGAGGTAGAGGGCGTAGCCGGCATGAGCGGCGGTATAGCCGGCGGAATCGCCGAAATGCTGGGCCGTAAGAACCTCTCCAAGGGCGTCAAGGTAGAAGTAGGAGAAAAGGAAGCGGCGGTAGATATTTTCGTAATCGTAGAGTACGGGGTGCGCATCCCGGAGGTCGCGGTGGAAATCCAGGACAAGGTTAAGCGGGCCATCGAAAGCATGACGGGGTTAAAGGTAGTAGAAGTAAACGTGCACGTCCAGGGAGTCGCCTTCCAGCAGGAGAAAGCGGCGGAAGAAGAGCCGGCCCGGGTGCGCTAAGGAGGCTTGGGGCTGGTGCCGTTGCACGAACGGGCGCTTCTCGCCCTTTACTCCCTGATAACCGCTGCACTTACCCTCATCCTCTTGGGCATAACTGCGGGTTGGAGGGCGCCCCTTTATTGGTATGAATTCAGTCTTACTAACCTCGAGTACCGCGTGGCCGGCGGGTTTGCCGCGGCGGTCATGCTGGGACTTTCATTACGCTTTTTGGTGGTCAGCCTGCAGAGGAAGGCTCCGAGAGTAGAACAGGCTCTGATTTGCCGGGGTGAGGCCGGGGATGTAACCATTTCCCTGGCTGCCCTGGAAAATTTAGTAGTACGCGCGGCACGTCAGGTAAAGGGTATCCGGGAAGTAAAGCCGCGCCTTAAAATTTTACCGGAAGGTGTTATGGTGACGCTGGAAGTGCAGGTCCTCCCTGACCAGAACCTGCCCGGCATGGCCCAGAACCTCCAGGAAAGGGTGCGGAACTATGTAACCGAGGTAACCGGCCTGGAAAGCCCGGAAGTCCGCGTCCTGATTAACGGAGTCTGGCAGGAGCCCATTAGACGGGTGGAGTAGCGGGGTGGAGCCGGAGTGGATAGGGAGTGGTTGCTTGAAATGTACCGCCAACACCGCGGCAAGGTATGGGGCGTAGGGCTGGGCCTGCTCTTCGGGCTGGGTGTGGCGCTAATGGGCTTAGCCAGGACCGTCTTCATCGCTTTATGCATAGCCCTCGGTTATTCTATCGGCCGCCGGATCGATAAAGGCGAAGATCCGGCCGAGTGGTGGGAGCGCTTCTTTGGCAGGCGCGGCTAGGTGGGGAGGAGGCCCCGAGTGAGCAGGAGAAAGGCGAGGACGGCGGCTTTACAGGCGCTGTTTGCCCTTGATGTAGGCCGTATTCCGGAGGAAGTGGCCCTGAGCCACGTGGTGGAAGAGAATGAATTGCCGCCTTCGGATGCAGCCTTCACCCGGGCCCTGGTTTCCGGAGTGCTGCAGAACCGGCAACGGCTGGACGAACTCCTGGCGAAATACGCCATTGGGTGGGAAGTCGAGCGCATGCCTGCAGTGGACCGGAATATTCTTCGCCTAGGGCTGTATGAGCTTCTTTACTTGCGCGAGGAGATCCCGGCTTCCGTGTCCATTAACGAGGCCATCGAGCTGGCCAAAGCCTTCAGCGATGAAGAGGCAGGCCCCTTTATTAACGGGGTGCTGGACAGCATCCGCAGGGATCTGGACGCCGGGAAGGCAGAGGACAAGGCCACTGGGGGATAGCTTTGATGGTCGTATTGGGGATAGACACGAGCTGCTATACCACTTCTGTGGCTCTGGTGGATGAAAAGAAACAAGTGCTCTTCGAACACCGCCAGCTGTTGCGGGTCCCCGAAGGGGAAGGCGGACTGCAACAGTCCATGGCGGTGTTTCAGCATATAAATAACCTGCCGGCCATCATAGAAGGGGCCCTTAAGGCTGTACCGCCCGGCCGCATCAGAGGAGTGGCGGCCGCCGTTAAACCGCGACCGGTGACCGGGTCCTACATGCCGGTGTTCGTAGTCGCTTCCGGCCACGGCCGGGTGCTGGCCGCGTCCCTGGGAGTGCCCTTCTGGCCGACCACCCACCAGGAAGGGCATCTGAAGGCGGGCCTCTGGTCTGCGGGTTGGCAGCCCCAGGGGGCCTTCATTGCCGTCCACCTGTCCGGCGGCACCTCAGAAGTATTAGTGGTGACCCCTCGAACGGGTTCCTTTACCATTGAGAGGGTGGGGGGTACCACCGACCTGCATGCCGGTCAGCTGGTGGACCGGGTAGGCTTGAAGTTGGGTTTGCCCTTCCCGGCCGGCCCACATCTGGAACGCCTGGCCCGGATGGTGGGGCCTGATGATGAGCCTGTCAACCTGCCTTCGGCGGTAAGGGGGTATGATTTCAGCTTTTCCGGTCCTGCTTCCCATGCGGAACGCCTCATCCGGCATGGAGCGCCTCCGGCGGCCGTGGCCCGGGCGGTGGAAAGGTGCATTGCCAATACCCTCGAGAAGGTGCTGCGGCCCCTGGTAGAAGAAACCAGCTACCGGGATATTCTAATTGTCGGCGGCGTGGCGGCCAACAAGTTTTTGCGGGAGCGCCTGCGCCGCCGCCTGGAACACAGGGCCGTGGGGGCCGTCCTGCACTTTGCCGCCGCCGAATACAGCGCGGATAATGCCGTGGGAGTGGCCCTTTTAGGTCTAGAGGGCTTGGCTTAATCTCCTTTCCCGGGCATCGTCCGGCAGGAACAGGGTGAGGGCGAAGCCCAGGGCGGGTATCAACGCCATAGAGGCAAGGGCAGCAGGGACTCCCAGAGCGTCCGCTACGGCCCCTATGATGACCAGGCCTATGCCGCCGGTTCCGATGGCGAAGCCCATTATTAAGCCCGAAGCCATGCCGACGTGGCCCGGCATGAGGTTTTGGGCCAGGACGATGGTGGGAGCAAAGGTAGAGACCAGAGTGAAACCTCCCAGAGCTAGGAGGACGAACAGCCACGGGCCTCCGGTATGGGGGAAGAGAAGAACAATGGGTACCATGAGGGCCAGGGAAACGAGAATCATATTTTTGCACCCCCATCGGTCGGCGATCCTGCCGCCCACCAGGGTGCCGAGGGCGCCTGCCAGGAGGAACACGGTTAAGAGCATGCTAGAGTAGGAGGGGTCACCCTGCAGGTAATTTATATAATAAAAGGGAATGTAGTTGGTCAGGCCGGCTTGCAGCCAGGAACGTATAACTACTATCACCAGTAATAAGAGCAGGGCCTTAAAGTTGGAATCCTTTGCTTCGGAGGGCTCTCCGGATAACGCCGCTTCCTCCTCTCCGGAGTAAGGGCCGGCTACGGCCCGGCCCAAGGAGGGGAGCTGGCTCCACAGCAGCAGGGAAAGGAGGCCCGCGGGTATCACCAGCAAGGGAGAGGCCTTGAGCCCTCCGTGGGCCAGAAGCCAGGCGGCCACCACCGGTCCCAGGGCGAACCCCAGGTTTCCACCCACTGAAAAAACGGCCATGGAGGTGGCCCGGTGCTGGTCGCTCAAATAGTGGGCTGTTTTGGAGGCCTCCGGGTGATAGGCAGCCACCCCCAGGCCGCTCAGAAATACGGAGGCAACCAGGGCCACATAATTAGGAGCCCACCCGGCCAGGGCCATTCCCAGGGCGGCTACCAGGCACCCGGCGGGGATGAGCCAGCGGCTGGCCCTCCGGTCGGACCAGAACCCGAAAAGGGGCTGGATGACCGACGAGCTGATAAAGGACATTAGGGAAACCAGTCCGGCTGCCGTAAAGGACAGGCCCAGGACCTCTTTGTAGATAGGGAGGAAAATGGGCAATAAACCTTGGTTGACATCGGTCATCAGATGGCCTAGGCTAAGGAGATAGAGGAATCTCTTATTTTTTTTCATGGAGCCGACCTCCAATCTTCACCTATGATAGATCTTATCTCTAGGCAGGTCAAGGGAACTGGGGGGAAGCCCGCAGCAGGAATATGGCGTTTTAAGCAGAATTATAAAAAAGTGAGCCAGAAAAAGTCTTACTTAATTGTGGGAGGGAAGGGAGAAGACATGTACCCTATAGTTAAGAAAAGGATACTGGCTCCGGGCATTAAGCTGTTAGAGGTCAAGGCTCCGGACGTGGCGCGCAAGGCTCAGGCAGGCCAGTTCATTATCTTACGCATTGATGAGCCGGGCGAGCGCATTCCCTTGACCATTGCCGATTTCAATCGAGACGAAGGCACCGTTACCACCATCTTCCAGGAAGTGGGCTACACGACCCAGCAGCTGGGCCGGCTGGAGGAAGGGGATACCCTCCTCGACTTTGTGGGTCCCCTGGGACGTCCCACGGAGATCGAGAATTACGGGCGAGTAGTATGCGTAGGAGGCGGGGTGGGCGTAGCGCCCATCTATCCCATAGCCCGGGCCCTTAAGGAGGCGGGCAACGAGGTCATCTCCATAATAGGCGCCCGTTCCCGAGAACTCTTGATTCTAGAGCAAGAAATGAGAAGTGTATCGGATGAACTCCTGGTATCCACGGACGACGGTTCCTACGGCCACAAGGGTTTTGTGACCGACCTTCTGGTCAAGGTCCTCCAGGAGAAGAAGGTGGACCGGGTTTGGGGGATCGGACCGGTGGTTATGATGAAGGCCGTCTCGGAGGCGACGCGGCCCTTTAAGGTGCCTACTATTGTAAGCATGAATCCCATTATGGTGGACGGTACCGGCATGTGCGGCGCCTGCCGGGTGAGCGTTGGCGGAGAAACCAAGTTCGGCTGTGTAGACGGGCCCGAGTTTGACGGGCACCAGGTGGATTGGGACCTGGCCCTGCGGCGGCTCCGCATGTACAGGGATGAGGAAGCCAGGGCCCTAGCCTTTCACCAGGAGAAAAGGGGTGGTTGTCAATGCCGGTAAGCACCCACAAGACTCCCATGCCTTCCCAGCCCCCCGGGGAACGCATCCGCAATTTTGCGGAAGTTGCTTTGGGCTACACGAAGGAAATGGCTATACAGGAAGCAGAACGGTGTCTACAATGTAAGAAAGCTCCCTGCCGCCAGGGATGCCCGGTAGAAATCGATATTCCCGCCTTTATCGGCCGCATCAAGGAGGGAGATTTTGCCGGGGCCATTGAGAAGATCAAAGAAAAGAACAACCTCCCGGCCATTTGCGGCCGCGTGTGTCCCCAGGAAAACCAGTGCGAGAAGTACTGCACCCTGGCCAAAAAGGGCGATCCGGTTGGTATCGGCCGGCTGGAACGCTTTGTGGCGGATTACCAGCTCAGCCAGGGCGAGCTAGCACCGCCGGCTCCCGCGGCTCCCACCGGCTTTAAGGTAGCAATCATCGGTTCGGGGCCGGCCGGGCTGACGGCGGCCGCCGATCTGGCCAGGATGGGCCATCAGGTTACGGTTTTTGAGGCCCTCCACGTACCGGGCGGAGTGCTCATGTACGGTATTCCGGAGTTCCGCCTGCCTAAAAGGATTGTCCAAAGGGAGATCGACTATATCCGGCGCCTGGGGGTAGACATCAGGACTAATGCAGTAGTGGGCAAGATGGTGACTGTGGATGAACTGCTGGAGAACGGGTATGATGCCGTCTTCATCGGAACCGGCGCCGGATTGCCCCACTTCATGGGGATCCCGGGCGAGAATTTCCTGGGGGTATATTCGGCCAACGAGTTTCTCACCCGGACCAACCTGATGAAGGCCTACCTCTTCCCGGAACACTTGACTCCCATTAAAGTGGGCCGTAGGGTGGCGGTCATCGGCGCAGGCAACGTGGCCATGGACGCGGCGCGCACGGCCCTGCGCCTGGGAGCCGAAAAATCCATGATAGTTTACCGCCGTTCGGCCGAGGAAATGCCCGCCAGGAAGGAAGAAGTGGAGCATGCGAAGGAAGAAGGGGTGGAGTTCCACCTATTAACGAGCCCGGTGGAGATTCACGGCGACGATGCAGGCTGGGTTACGGGCATGACCTGCATCCGCTACGAGCTGGGAGAGCCCGATGCCAGCGGACGGAGGCGCCCGGTGGCCATCCCCGGATCCGAATACCATATGGAAGTGGACACCGTGGTGATAGCCATCGGACAGGGCCCCAATCCCCTCGTTTTACAGACGACGCCCGGTCTGGAACTCACCAAGAAAGGGACCATTGCGGCGGACGAAGAGACAGGTGCCACCTCCCGGGAGGGCGTTTTTGCGGGTGGCGATATTGTGACCGGAGCGGCAACGGTTATCCTGGCCATGGGGGCCGGCAAGAAGGCGGCCCGGGCTATTGATGCTTATCTGCGACAAAAGGGGGAGAAAAGGAATGGCTAATATCATCGACGGCAAAAAAATAGCCGCGGAGGTGCGGGAAGAGGTTAAACGTGAGGTGGCCGAGCTAAAGGCCAGGGGAGTCACTCCCGGGCTGGCCGTGATTCTGGTGGGCGACGACCCGGCCTCCCAGGTATACGTGCGCAACAAGCACCGGGCATGCGAAGAAGTGGGGATTTATTCGGAGGTTCATCGGCTGGCGGCCGAGACCAGCCAGGACGCGCTCCTCAAGCTCATAGCCCAGCTGAACAACAATCCGAAGATCCACGGTATTCTGGTTCAGTTGCCCTTGCCGGACCACATAGACGAGAAAAAGGTCATCGACGCCATTGCCCTCAACAAAGACGTGGACGGCTTTAGCCCGGCCAATGTGGGCAATCTGGTCATCGGCGATGAGTGCTTTTACCCGTGTACTCCCCATGGCTGCATGGTTCTCCTGGATAAAATCGGAGTGGATCCCCGCGGTAAGAAGGCGGTGGTGGTGGGCCGCAGCAACATTGTAGGCAAACCCATGGCCATGATGCTTCTGGCCCGTCACGCCACGGTCACCGTCTGCCACTCCCGCACCAGGGATCTGGCTGCGGAGTGCCGGCAGGCCGACATACTGGTGGCCGCCGTGGGCAAGCCCGAGCTCATAACGGGCGACATGATTAAGGAGGGCGCCGTGGTTATCGACGTGGGCATTAACCGCATGCCGGATGGAAAACTGGTGGGCGACGTGCACTTTGAGAGCGCCAGTCAGAAAGCCTCCTGGATTACCCCCGTTCCCGGGGGTGTAGGCCCCATGACCATTGCCATGCTCCTCAAGAATACGGTGGAGGCCGCCAGGCGGGCGTGATAGTACGGCAGCGCGTCTTAAGCGTCAGCGAGCTTACCTCCCATATAAAGGGCCTCCTGGACGGTGACGGCTCCCTGGCCAACGTGTGGGTCAAGGGCGAGATCTCGAACTTGAAGTGGCACTCATCCGGCCATCTCTACTTCAGCCTCAAGGACAGGGCGGCGACCCTCCGGTGCGTCATGTTCCAGAGCCGTTGCCGTGCTTTGAGGTTCAGGCCGGAAAACGGTGGCCAGGCCGTGGCGCGGGGCTATGTGTCCGTTTACGAGCGCGACGGCCTGTACCAGCTCTACGTCCAGGACCTCTTCCCGGCAGGGATAGGAGTCCTGGAGATGGCCCTCCAGGAGCTGAAGAAACGCCTGGAAAGGGAGGGGCTCTTTGACGAAAGGCGCAAGCGCCCCCTTCCCCGGCTTCCCCGCCGGGTAGGGGTGGTAACCTCCCTAAACGGTGCGGCCTGGCGGGATATCGTAACAGTAATCCGGCGCCGTTATCCCGGGATGGGCATCGTCCTGGCCCCGGCCTCGGTACAGGGTGAAACGGCGGCGGCGGAAATTGTGGCCGCCCTGGAAAAGTTAAATCGCTGGGGACAGGTGGATGTTATTATAGTCGGGCGGGGAGGCGGTTCGGCGGAAGACCTGTCGGCCTTTAACACCGAGGCCGTGGCCCGGGCCATTTACGCCTCCCGCATCCCGGTTATTGCCGCCGTCGGACACGAAACAGATTATACCATCGCGGACCTGGTGGCGGACCGGAGAGCTCCGACCCCTTCGGCTGCCGCCGAAATGGCCGTGCCGGTGCGGACGGAGCTGGAACGGGAAATCCTGAACCTCTACGGCCGCCTCCGGCGGAGCATGTTCCAGCGGGTGGGCTACCTAAAAGAAAAGGTAGAGCACCTGGCCAGAAGCCGCGGCCTGGCCCGGCCGCAGCATGAAATTTACTGGCGCCAGCAGTATGTGGACGGCCTGGAGCAACGCCTTGTACAAGCATGGCAGGGCAACTGGCAGGAAAAGGTGCGGCACATGGAACTGCTGATAACGCGCCTGGAAGCGGCCAGCCCCTTAACCGTCCTGGCAAGGGGCTACGCCGTGTGCCGGCGCGCTTCCGGCGGGACGGTAATACGCTCCGGCCGGGAAGTGCAGGCCGGGGAGAAGGTGGAGGTAATCCTGCACAGGGGCGCCCTGCAGTGTGTAGTAGAAGAAGTGGAGGGGGAATTGAGTTGGCAGAAGAAGGCAAACTGACCTTCGAAGAGGCTCTGGCCCGCCTGGAAGCTGTGGTCCAGTCCCTGGAAGGTGGGGACTTAAAACTGGAACAGGCGCTAGAGTACTACCAGGAAGGTATCCGGTTGGTGCGCTTTTGCCGCCAGGAGCTCAATCGCTTTGAAAACAAGCTCCAGGTACTGGTGGCCGAAGAGGATGGTGAGCTCGAGGCCCGGGAGCTGGAGCTGCCGGGAGCGGCGGAAAGATGAACCTGGAAGCGTATTTATCCCAGCGCCGACGGCTTATCGAGGAAGCCCTTAAGGCCAATTTGCCCGGCCCCCAATCTTATCCCCCTCTGATTCACCAGGCCATGCACTATAGCCTGCTGGCGGGAGGGAAGAGGCTGCGGCCCATTCTTGTGCTGGCGGCTGGAGAGGCGGTGGGCTATCCCGCCGAGGGACTGCTGCCGGCGGCCTGCGCAGTGGAATTCCTCCATACCTATTCCCTCATCCACGACGATCTGCCCTCCATGGATAACGATGACTACCGGCGCGGGCGGTTGACCTGCCATAAAGTATACGGGGAAGCCATAGCCATTCTGGCCGGAGACGCCCTTTTGACGGAAGCCTTTGGGCTGCTGGCCAGGCAGGTGGAAGCCGGCAGCACCCCGGAAGCGACGGTGGCGGCCGTTAAGGAGTTAGCCCTCGCGGCGGGTAGCCGGGGCCTGGTGGGCGGCCAGGTGGTAGACTTGCTGGCCGAGGAGGAGGAGCCCGATCCCCGGCTGGTGGATTACATCCACCGCCACAAGACCGGCAGCCTCATCCGGGCCTGCCTCCGGCTGGGGGGCATCCTGGGCGGGGCCACTGACGAACAATTGGAAAAGCTGACCAGATACGGCGAAGACGTAGGACTGGCCTTTCAAATCGTGGACGATCTCCTGGACATCCTGGGGGACACGGCGCAAACGGGGAAGCCCGTTGGCAGTGACTTAAAAAAGAAAAAGGTTACGTACCCGGCCTGTTTCGGTCTGGAAGAGTCCCGGCGTCGGGCGTGGGAACTGGCCGAACGGGCGAGGAGGACGGCCGAAGAACTCGGGGAGAGGGCGTGGCCCCTGGCCGCCTTGGCGCACTATGTGGTGGATCGCCAGAGCTAGCCAGGCGGCGCGAGGGGACGCTTGGGTCAAGTACATGGTGTGAGCGGGGGTTCCCATGCGGGAACCCCCCGACTCGGCCCTAGGGGTGGATTGCCCCGCGCTTTCGCGCCTTGCTGCGGGCGGTGATTATGGCGTATAATGTACATTGGACCCTGCGAGGGGGAACGGAGCGGGTCCCCCGGGCAAGGCGATCTATAGGGTCGGTGGGTGGCGCAGTATCCTAGTCAGTGCCGCCGTTCCTGAAGACGGGCCTAAAAATCCGTCAAGGGCACACCGATGAAGTTCCTGGTGCTGGCTGCCGACGCCCAGTCGGGGGTTGGTGCTGGGAGTTAAGGAAGGAGGGCGATCTACAATGGCATGTAGGCGTGGACCCTCCTTTCGCGGAGACCCAAGTGCGTGGGAAAGTCCCGGCGGGGACGAGTACTATGGCTTGGGGTAGAAACCTGCAGTCGGTACAGAAGGGTGCTGGCTGCAGCGTAGCCTGCCTTGAGCGGTTGTGGTGGAAACCGGCCCGGTAAATTTACGGGCTGCTGCCCGGCTCCGCCGCCCGGAGCCCGGGCAGTCCAGTTGAAACCACAGCTGCAAAAGAGGCTAGGGAACGGACGGTACTGTCGAGGAAAACTCCTAGGCTGCTTACGCTTTGGTAAGGCCTGCCAGGGATTGAAGTGTGTGCTAAGTGGTAATCCAGTCCTGTATACGGCGACGTTACAGGGCAACCTTTAAAGGGAAACCGCCGCCACGGCGACGTGCGGTAGGTTGCCGGGAAATCCTACTGGACCTAAGCCACAGCCTTTACCTGGCAGGTTGCCACCCACCTATCTATCAAGGGTACATACTATAAAGGGTACATAGGGGGAAAGGGCAAAAAACTTGGGAAGTAATAAGGGGCGACGCCCCTGGCGCAATGCCCTGAGCGTAGGCGCGACTACTTTTTTTTTAACATTGATAATAGGCTACGTCTCCCAAACCTTTATCGGCCGCATGGGGTCCCTCATCGTTTCT
Coding sequences:
- a CDS encoding sulfide/dihydroorotate dehydrogenase-like FAD/NAD-binding protein, whose translation is MYPIVKKRILAPGIKLLEVKAPDVARKAQAGQFIILRIDEPGERIPLTIADFNRDEGTVTTIFQEVGYTTQQLGRLEEGDTLLDFVGPLGRPTEIENYGRVVCVGGGVGVAPIYPIARALKEAGNEVISIIGARSRELLILEQEMRSVSDELLVSTDDGSYGHKGFVTDLLVKVLQEKKVDRVWGIGPVVMMKAVSEATRPFKVPTIVSMNPIMVDGTGMCGACRVSVGGETKFGCVDGPEFDGHQVDWDLALRRLRMYRDEEARALAFHQEKRGGCQCR
- a CDS encoding Asp23/Gls24 family envelope stress response protein, with amino-acid sequence MEGKALTAPEVATELGSIRIADEVVAIIAGLAATEVEGVAGMSGGIAGGIAEMLGRKNLSKGVKVEVGEKEAAVDIFVIVEYGVRIPEVAVEIQDKVKRAIESMTGLKVVEVNVHVQGVAFQQEKAAEEEPARVR
- a CDS encoding O-sialoglycoprotein endopeptidase, with the translated sequence MVVLGIDTSCYTTSVALVDEKKQVLFEHRQLLRVPEGEGGLQQSMAVFQHINNLPAIIEGALKAVPPGRIRGVAAAVKPRPVTGSYMPVFVVASGHGRVLAASLGVPFWPTTHQEGHLKAGLWSAGWQPQGAFIAVHLSGGTSEVLVVTPRTGSFTIERVGGTTDLHAGQLVDRVGLKLGLPFPAGPHLERLARMVGPDDEPVNLPSAVRGYDFSFSGPASHAERLIRHGAPPAAVARAVERCIANTLEKVLRPLVEETSYRDILIVGGVAANKFLRERLRRRLEHRAVGAVLHFAAAEYSADNAVGVALLGLEGLA
- the xseA gene encoding exodeoxyribonuclease VII large subunit, giving the protein MIVRQRVLSVSELTSHIKGLLDGDGSLANVWVKGEISNLKWHSSGHLYFSLKDRAATLRCVMFQSRCRALRFRPENGGQAVARGYVSVYERDGLYQLYVQDLFPAGIGVLEMALQELKKRLEREGLFDERRKRPLPRLPRRVGVVTSLNGAAWRDIVTVIRRRYPGMGIVLAPASVQGETAAAEIVAALEKLNRWGQVDVIIVGRGGGSAEDLSAFNTEAVARAIYASRIPVIAAVGHETDYTIADLVADRRAPTPSAAAEMAVPVRTELEREILNLYGRLRRSMFQRVGYLKEKVEHLARSRGLARPQHEIYWRQQYVDGLEQRLVQAWQGNWQEKVRHMELLITRLEAASPLTVLARGYAVCRRASGGTVIRSGREVQAGEKVEVILHRGALQCVVEEVEGELSWQKKAN
- the gltA gene encoding NADPH-dependent glutamate synthase, with amino-acid sequence MPVSTHKTPMPSQPPGERIRNFAEVALGYTKEMAIQEAERCLQCKKAPCRQGCPVEIDIPAFIGRIKEGDFAGAIEKIKEKNNLPAICGRVCPQENQCEKYCTLAKKGDPVGIGRLERFVADYQLSQGELAPPAPAAPTGFKVAIIGSGPAGLTAAADLARMGHQVTVFEALHVPGGVLMYGIPEFRLPKRIVQREIDYIRRLGVDIRTNAVVGKMVTVDELLENGYDAVFIGTGAGLPHFMGIPGENFLGVYSANEFLTRTNLMKAYLFPEHLTPIKVGRRVAVIGAGNVAMDAARTALRLGAEKSMIVYRRSAEEMPARKEEVEHAKEEGVEFHLLTSPVEIHGDDAGWVTGMTCIRYELGEPDASGRRRPVAIPGSEYHMEVDTVVIAIGQGPNPLVLQTTPGLELTKKGTIAADEETGATSREGVFAGGDIVTGAATVILAMGAGKKAARAIDAYLRQKGEKRNG
- a CDS encoding MFS transporter, which codes for MKKNKRFLYLLSLGHLMTDVNQGLLPIFLPIYKEVLGLSFTAAGLVSLMSFISSSVIQPLFGFWSDRRASRWLIPAGCLVAALGMALAGWAPNYVALVASVFLSGLGVAAYHPEASKTAHYLSDQHRATSMAVFSVGGNLGFALGPVVAAWLLAHGGLKASPLLVIPAGLLSLLLWSQLPSLGRAVAGPYSGEEEAALSGEPSEAKDSNFKALLLLLVIVVIRSWLQAGLTNYIPFYYINYLQGDPSYSSMLLTVFLLAGALGTLVGGRIADRWGCKNMILVSLALMVPIVLLFPHTGGPWLFVLLALGGFTLVSTFAPTIVLAQNLMPGHVGMASGLIMGFAIGTGGIGLVIIGAVADALGVPAALASMALIPALGFALTLFLPDDARERRLSQAL
- the amaP gene encoding alkaline shock response membrane anchor protein AmaP: MPLHERALLALYSLITAALTLILLGITAGWRAPLYWYEFSLTNLEYRVAGGFAAAVMLGLSLRFLVVSLQRKAPRVEQALICRGEAGDVTISLAALENLVVRAARQVKGIREVKPRLKILPEGVMVTLEVQVLPDQNLPGMAQNLQERVRNYVTEVTGLESPEVRVLINGVWQEPIRRVE
- the nusB gene encoding transcription antitermination factor NusB, which translates into the protein MSRRKARTAALQALFALDVGRIPEEVALSHVVEENELPPSDAAFTRALVSGVLQNRQRLDELLAKYAIGWEVERMPAVDRNILRLGLYELLYLREEIPASVSINEAIELAKAFSDEEAGPFINGVLDSIRRDLDAGKAEDKATGG
- a CDS encoding polyprenyl synthetase family protein produces the protein MNLEAYLSQRRRLIEEALKANLPGPQSYPPLIHQAMHYSLLAGGKRLRPILVLAAGEAVGYPAEGLLPAACAVEFLHTYSLIHDDLPSMDNDDYRRGRLTCHKVYGEAIAILAGDALLTEAFGLLARQVEAGSTPEATVAAVKELALAAGSRGLVGGQVVDLLAEEEEPDPRLVDYIHRHKTGSLIRACLRLGGILGGATDEQLEKLTRYGEDVGLAFQIVDDLLDILGDTAQTGKPVGSDLKKKKVTYPACFGLEESRRRAWELAERARRTAEELGERAWPLAALAHYVVDRQS
- a CDS encoding DUF2273 domain-containing protein; this encodes MDREWLLEMYRQHRGKVWGVGLGLLFGLGVALMGLARTVFIALCIALGYSIGRRIDKGEDPAEWWERFFGRRG
- the xseB gene encoding exodeoxyribonuclease VII small subunit; translation: MAEEGKLTFEEALARLEAVVQSLEGGDLKLEQALEYYQEGIRLVRFCRQELNRFENKLQVLVAEEDGELEARELELPGAAER
- the folD gene encoding bifunctional methylenetetrahydrofolate dehydrogenase/methenyltetrahydrofolate cyclohydrolase FolD, with the translated sequence MANIIDGKKIAAEVREEVKREVAELKARGVTPGLAVILVGDDPASQVYVRNKHRACEEVGIYSEVHRLAAETSQDALLKLIAQLNNNPKIHGILVQLPLPDHIDEKKVIDAIALNKDVDGFSPANVGNLVIGDECFYPCTPHGCMVLLDKIGVDPRGKKAVVVGRSNIVGKPMAMMLLARHATVTVCHSRTRDLAAECRQADILVAAVGKPELITGDMIKEGAVVIDVGINRMPDGKLVGDVHFESASQKASWITPVPGGVGPMTIAMLLKNTVEAARRA